One window of Candidatus Zixiibacteriota bacterium genomic DNA carries:
- a CDS encoding efflux RND transporter periplasmic adaptor subunit, with protein MKNKYLQRLLHGHIRSFVYGVSLLLVMAVHIVSVQAHGDDDHGASAAKPAMTGEPSNRPWGASDNFEVVVVYTAIEPGTETVLDFYLSDFNTNIPVAGATVEITVSGSDISPLLAVAEPDSGLYYAKILFPDTGSFDLLFDITTADDADFVEVTGVHVGGSTVNGMQPEAANENSRNIIGFIVAGLLIVILAAGLTFRLNKKNRKSIQAALIIGAFLGMTQVKLHAHGGEDHEHPSNDASASSGQPGFLGKGAQFLLGVRTTPVEKESVTKQIQALGRVIEKPSSSANVFPSQSGRLVSLQDVRYPQVGDKVKKGQAIAAIQVLDAFIVYAPIDGVISGAFAIPGGNADPGRPLFTIQNLQTVWVEAFLQGGDVSQLGSTPSASISSSFSPGSVIESRFVGFAPEIEAGSNVLRARFELQNTGGLLRPGMPVDVHLTTSEKIEGFLVPRDAVMTWEGLDVIFVHIQPEIFARRTIRKLGAFGDKIAIEGEIKENDRIVVSGGYQLLNIPQLVSAGGR; from the coding sequence ATGAAGAATAAATATTTACAACGCCTTTTGCATGGACATATCCGGTCGTTCGTCTATGGCGTATCGCTCTTGTTGGTTATGGCAGTCCACATTGTGAGCGTTCAGGCTCATGGCGACGATGACCATGGGGCGTCAGCTGCCAAACCGGCTATGACCGGCGAACCATCGAATCGCCCATGGGGGGCCAGTGATAATTTTGAGGTCGTGGTCGTCTATACCGCAATCGAGCCGGGTACAGAGACAGTTCTTGATTTCTATCTCTCCGACTTTAACACAAATATTCCCGTAGCCGGGGCAACGGTGGAAATTACAGTGAGCGGATCTGATATCTCCCCGCTGTTAGCGGTTGCAGAGCCGGATTCAGGTCTCTATTACGCCAAAATACTTTTTCCAGATACTGGTTCATTTGATTTACTCTTTGATATTACAACTGCCGACGATGCTGATTTTGTCGAAGTCACAGGCGTGCATGTGGGCGGCAGTACGGTGAACGGGATGCAACCTGAGGCCGCGAATGAAAACTCACGCAACATCATCGGCTTTATTGTGGCAGGGTTGTTGATTGTCATTTTAGCTGCGGGCTTGACATTCCGGCTTAATAAGAAAAACCGCAAGTCAATTCAGGCGGCGTTGATCATAGGCGCGTTTCTGGGGATGACCCAGGTGAAACTCCATGCTCACGGGGGGGAGGATCATGAACATCCTTCAAACGATGCCTCTGCCTCATCGGGCCAACCGGGCTTTCTTGGCAAAGGAGCTCAGTTCCTTTTGGGCGTCAGGACAACACCTGTCGAAAAAGAATCGGTGACGAAACAGATACAGGCGCTTGGACGAGTTATAGAAAAACCGAGTTCTTCGGCTAACGTGTTTCCTTCACAGTCTGGACGATTGGTCTCATTGCAGGACGTACGCTACCCCCAGGTTGGGGACAAAGTAAAAAAGGGTCAGGCTATTGCGGCCATTCAGGTGCTCGACGCCTTTATTGTCTATGCGCCGATTGATGGAGTCATCAGCGGGGCCTTTGCGATTCCAGGAGGTAACGCCGATCCGGGACGTCCGCTATTTACTATTCAGAATTTACAGACAGTCTGGGTTGAGGCATTTCTTCAGGGCGGAGATGTGTCACAACTGGGAAGCACGCCATCGGCATCAATTTCAAGTTCTTTTTCACCGGGCAGTGTTATCGAATCACGTTTTGTCGGATTTGCTCCAGAGATAGAGGCCGGTTCAAATGTGCTGAGGGCGCGGTTTGAGTTGCAAAATACAGGCGGGCTTCTCCGCCCGGGAATGCCCGTAGATGTTCATCTGACCACTTCGGAAAAAATCGAGGGTTTCCTTGTGCCACGCGACGCGGTGATGACATGGGAGGGTCTTGATGTTATCTTCGTTCATATCCAGCCGGAAATCTTTGCTCGGCGCACCATTCGAAAACTCGGCGCGTTCGGAGACAAGATTGCCATTGAAGGTGAGATAAAGGAAAATGACCGCATCGTAGTTTCAGGCGGGTATCAGCTTCTTAACATTCCTCAACTTGTAAGCGCGGGAGGTCGTTGA